One Ignavibacterium album JCM 16511 genomic region harbors:
- the rpoC gene encoding DNA-directed RNA polymerase subunit beta' — translation MAFRIQENAMKDINSITISLASPDDILGRSYGEVTKPETINYRTFRPEKDGLFCEKIFGPTRDWECYCGKYKRIRYKGIICDRCGVEVTQKSVRRERMGHIALAVPIVHIWFFRTQPSKIGNIIGLSLKELEKVIYYESYLVLNPGPTGLNRLDLISEEQYYEVLNSLPDGNEKLDDEDPKKFVARIGGDAVREILRKTNIEQLSTELREQLKTETSQQKKQDLLKRLRVIEAFKEEEGKVPNRPEWMVLSYIPVIPPELRPLVPLEGGRFATSDLNDLYRRVIIRNNRLKRLIDIKAPEVILRNEKRMLQEAVDALFDNSRRGSAVRSDSNRPLKSLSDMLKGKQGRFRQNLLGKRVDYSGRSVIVVGPELKLHQCGLPKDMAVELFKPFIIRKLIERGHNKTVKSARKVVDRKDPIIWEILAKIIEGHPVLLNRAPTLHRLGIQAFQPVLIDERAIQLHPMVCTAFNADFDGDQMAVHVPLSYEAQLEAMLLMLSSHNILSPQNGSPIVIPTQDIVLGCYYLTKMKEGDLGEGMTFSSPEEVLIAYDNKVVGLHAKIKVRIDSQMVETTVGRIIFNQIVPKEMGFINQLLVKKAFSSIIGKMFMKLGNKVTAKFLDDLKDLGFRYATAGGISVSFIDMVVPEEKDTLIAQANKKVEAILNEHEMGVITDAERYNKIIDVWTHTTNNVARALMEKIRHHNQGFNSLHMMVDSGARGSQEQVRQLAGMRGLMMKPQKSLTGQAGEIIENPIVANFKEGLSVLEYFISTHGARKGLADTALKTADAGYLTRRLVDVSQDVIITEEDCGTILGIEVKALKDVEEEREPLAERITGRVVQQDVYDPRTDELIIEAGNMVTEEIAERIEDANIDSVYIRTVLTCESKRGVCAKCYGRNLTTGKMVEIGEAVGIIAAQSIGEPGTQLTLRTFHLGGTSSRIASQSQVETNTDGIVKYDRIQYVEKIEKDPFGGPDIKVKVVTGRRGVIEILDENNRQLKKYDVPYGAELLVNDGQPVKKRQPLYNHDPYNSLIITDVAGVVKFVDLIDGVTLQQVTDEQTGHVQKVVLESKDKNLTPSILIKADNGEVKSFNLPVRSYLSVEEGESVSAGTTLAKISKQTAKSRDITGGLPRVTELFEARSPHEPAIVSEIEGIVKFGARKKGAREIIVQAVDGSDEKRYSVPLQRHILVQDGDEIPAGEKITDGPVNPHDILAIKGTSAVQEYLVNEIQDVYRLQGVKINDKHIEVIVRQMLQKVKVVSPGDTKFLEEDLVDRVEFIQENNRISNMVHIEDKGDSKFKNGQLISKSKYRETNADLKKKGKKEIIARDAEPATFEHILLGITQAALSTESFLSAASFQETTKVLANAAIEAKTDHLLGLKENIVMGHLIPAGTGLKKYRNIILKSDEAEPKESEIKETQSN, via the coding sequence ATGGCATTTAGAATTCAAGAAAATGCAATGAAAGATATAAACAGTATTACTATTAGCTTAGCAAGTCCGGATGATATTCTCGGACGCTCTTATGGTGAAGTAACAAAACCAGAAACCATAAATTACAGAACTTTCAGACCGGAAAAAGATGGTCTGTTCTGTGAGAAGATTTTTGGTCCCACAAGAGATTGGGAATGCTACTGTGGTAAATACAAAAGAATAAGATATAAAGGAATTATCTGCGACAGATGTGGTGTTGAAGTTACTCAGAAAAGTGTGCGCAGAGAAAGAATGGGACACATCGCTCTTGCGGTTCCAATTGTGCATATCTGGTTTTTCAGAACTCAACCTTCTAAAATCGGAAACATCATTGGTTTAAGTCTTAAAGAATTAGAGAAAGTAATTTATTACGAATCTTATCTTGTATTAAATCCAGGACCAACCGGATTGAATCGTTTAGATTTAATTTCTGAAGAACAGTATTACGAAGTTCTTAATTCGTTACCTGACGGAAATGAAAAACTTGATGATGAAGATCCTAAAAAATTTGTTGCAAGAATTGGTGGTGATGCCGTTAGAGAAATCTTACGTAAGACTAATATTGAACAGCTTTCAACTGAATTAAGAGAACAATTAAAAACTGAAACATCTCAGCAAAAGAAACAAGACCTTCTGAAAAGACTTCGTGTAATTGAAGCCTTTAAAGAAGAAGAAGGTAAAGTTCCAAACAGACCTGAATGGATGGTATTAAGCTACATACCTGTTATTCCACCAGAACTCAGACCATTGGTTCCATTGGAAGGTGGAAGATTTGCAACCAGTGATTTGAATGATCTTTACAGAAGAGTAATCATTCGTAATAACAGATTAAAGAGACTCATTGATATTAAAGCTCCTGAAGTGATCCTTCGCAATGAAAAGCGAATGCTGCAGGAAGCTGTTGATGCTTTGTTTGATAATTCAAGACGCGGAAGTGCCGTAAGAAGCGATAGCAACAGACCTCTGAAATCTTTAAGCGATATGCTTAAAGGAAAACAAGGAAGATTCAGACAGAATCTTCTGGGAAAGAGAGTTGATTATTCCGGTCGTTCAGTAATTGTTGTTGGTCCGGAATTGAAATTACATCAATGCGGTCTTCCAAAAGATATGGCTGTTGAATTGTTCAAACCATTCATTATAAGAAAACTTATTGAACGCGGACATAATAAGACAGTGAAGAGCGCCAGAAAGGTTGTTGATAGAAAAGATCCGATTATCTGGGAAATTCTTGCCAAAATTATTGAAGGTCATCCGGTATTGTTAAACAGAGCTCCAACACTGCACAGATTGGGTATTCAGGCATTTCAACCGGTATTGATTGATGAACGTGCAATTCAGCTTCATCCGATGGTTTGTACTGCATTTAACGCGGACTTTGATGGTGATCAGATGGCTGTGCATGTGCCTTTGTCCTATGAAGCTCAACTTGAAGCTATGTTGTTGATGCTTAGCAGTCACAACATTCTTTCCCCGCAAAATGGTAGTCCTATTGTAATTCCAACTCAGGATATAGTACTTGGTTGTTACTATCTTACAAAGATGAAAGAAGGTGATCTGGGCGAAGGTATGACATTTTCTTCACCTGAAGAAGTTTTGATTGCTTATGATAATAAGGTTGTTGGACTTCATGCGAAAATTAAAGTCAGAATTGACAGTCAAATGGTTGAAACAACTGTTGGTAGAATAATTTTCAATCAGATTGTTCCAAAAGAAATGGGCTTCATTAACCAGTTGCTTGTAAAGAAAGCATTTAGCAGTATTATCGGTAAAATGTTTATGAAGCTCGGCAATAAAGTTACGGCTAAGTTCCTTGATGATTTGAAAGACTTGGGTTTCAGATATGCAACTGCAGGGGGAATTTCAGTAAGCTTCATCGACATGGTTGTACCGGAAGAGAAGGATACTCTAATTGCTCAGGCAAACAAAAAAGTAGAAGCAATATTGAACGAACATGAAATGGGTGTTATTACTGATGCTGAAAGATATAACAAAATCATAGATGTTTGGACACATACAACAAACAATGTTGCACGAGCATTGATGGAAAAAATCCGCCATCACAATCAGGGATTCAATTCATTACATATGATGGTTGACTCAGGTGCTAGAGGTTCTCAGGAGCAGGTCAGACAGTTAGCAGGAATGAGAGGATTGATGATGAAACCTCAGAAATCTCTAACCGGTCAGGCAGGAGAAATTATCGAAAACCCGATTGTTGCTAACTTCAAAGAAGGTCTTTCAGTTCTTGAATACTTTATTTCAACACACGGTGCAAGAAAAGGACTTGCAGATACTGCGTTAAAAACTGCTGATGCCGGTTATCTTACAAGAAGATTAGTCGATGTTTCTCAGGATGTTATAATCACTGAAGAAGATTGTGGAACCATTTTAGGAATTGAAGTTAAAGCACTAAAAGATGTTGAAGAAGAACGTGAACCTCTTGCTGAAAGAATTACGGGAAGAGTAGTTCAGCAGGATGTTTATGATCCGAGAACTGATGAGCTCATTATCGAAGCCGGCAATATGGTTACAGAAGAAATTGCCGAAAGAATTGAAGATGCAAATATTGACTCTGTTTACATCAGAACAGTTCTTACTTGCGAATCAAAGCGAGGTGTTTGCGCTAAATGTTATGGCAGAAATTTAACAACAGGTAAAATGGTTGAGATTGGTGAAGCTGTAGGAATTATTGCAGCTCAATCAATTGGTGAACCTGGCACGCAGCTTACACTTAGAACATTCCACCTTGGCGGTACTTCTTCCCGTATCGCTTCTCAAAGTCAGGTTGAAACAAATACAGATGGTATAGTTAAATATGATAGAATTCAATATGTAGAAAAAATTGAAAAGGATCCTTTCGGAGGTCCCGATATTAAAGTAAAAGTTGTAACCGGACGGCGAGGTGTAATTGAGATTTTGGATGAAAACAACAGACAACTCAAGAAATACGATGTTCCTTACGGTGCAGAACTACTTGTGAATGACGGACAACCGGTAAAGAAACGTCAACCTCTCTATAATCACGATCCTTATAACTCTTTGATTATTACTGATGTTGCCGGAGTTGTAAAATTTGTTGATCTGATTGATGGGGTAACTTTACAACAAGTTACTGACGAACAAACAGGGCATGTTCAGAAAGTTGTGCTAGAATCAAAAGACAAGAATCTTACACCAAGCATTTTGATTAAAGCAGATAATGGAGAAGTTAAATCCTTCAACTTGCCGGTTCGTTCATATCTTAGTGTTGAAGAAGGAGAATCAGTTTCTGCGGGAACGACTCTAGCAAAAATATCAAAACAAACAGCTAAGAGTAGAGATATTACAGGTGGTTTACCTCGTGTTACTGAATTGTTCGAAGCCAGAAGTCCTCACGAACCAGCTATTGTTTCTGAGATTGAAGGAATAGTAAAATTTGGTGCAAGGAAAAAAGGAGCCAGAGAGATTATTGTTCAGGCAGTTGACGGTTCAGATGAGAAGAGATATAGTGTTCCCTTACAAAGACATATTCTTGTTCAGGATGGTGATGAAATACCTGCTGGAGAAAAAATAACAGATGGACCAGTTAATCCTCACGATATTCTTGCTATCAAAGGAACAAGTGCAGTTCAGGAATATCTGGTAAATGAAATACAGGATGTTTACAGACTGCAAGGTGTTAAGATTAACGATAAACATATCGAAGTAATTGTTCGACAGATGCTGCAAAAAGTAAAAGTTGTTTCTCCCGGTGATACTAAATTCCTTGAAGAAGATTTAGTTGATCGTGTTGAATTTATACAGGAAAATAATCGAATCTCAAATATGGTTCACATCGAAGATAAGGGTGATTCTAAATTCAAGAATGGTCAACTAATTTCTAAGAGTAAATACAGAGAAACAAATGCTGATTTGAAGAAGAAAGGCAAAAAAGAAATAATTGCCCGTGATGCCGAACCAGCAACATTTGAACATATATTATTGGGAATAACGCAGGCAGCACTTTCAACCGAAAGCTTCCTGTCAGCTGCATCATTCCAGGAAACAACTAAAGTTCTCGCCAATGCAGCAATTGAAGCTAAAACAGATCACTTGCTTGGATTGAAAGAAAACATTGTTATGGGTCATCTCATTCCGGCTGGTACTGGATTGAAAAAGTACAGAAATATTATCCTCAAATCGGATGAGGCTGAACCTAAGGAATCTGAGATAAAGGAAACTCAGAGTAATTAA
- the rpsL gene encoding 30S ribosomal protein S12, which produces MPTINQLVRKGRVKILSKNKAPALEGCPQKRGVCTRVYTTTPKKPNSALRKVARVRLTNNIEVTAYIPGEGHNLQEHSLVMIRGGRVKDLPGVRYHIIRGTLDTSGVEDRKKGRSKYGAKKPKAK; this is translated from the coding sequence GTGCCCACAATAAATCAATTAGTTAGAAAAGGAAGAGTTAAAATTCTTTCTAAAAACAAGGCTCCGGCATTAGAAGGTTGTCCTCAGAAGAGGGGTGTTTGTACAAGAGTTTACACAACAACTCCCAAAAAGCCTAACTCAGCACTTAGAAAGGTTGCCCGTGTTAGACTTACAAACAATATTGAAGTGACAGCTTATATTCCTGGTGAAGGGCACAATCTGCAGGAACACTCACTAGTAATGATTCGTGGTGGCAGAGTTAAAGACTTACCTGGTGTCAGATATCATATTATCAGAGGAACTCTTGACACCAGTGGTGTTGAAGATCGTAAAAAAGGTCGTTCTAAATACGGAGCTAAAAAACCAAAAGCTAAATAA
- the rpoB gene encoding DNA-directed RNA polymerase subunit beta: MDNNRISFSRIKSVLDVPDLLGIQTETFEDFLQHNVPPSKRENKGLQQVFTTNFPVLDNKENYRLDFLEYYVEKPRFTVQECLERGLTYSAPLKAKLRLSTKDQDTQEFINTVEQEVYLGNLPFMTEKGTFIINGAERVIVSQLHRSPGVAFSQTLHPNGTPIYTARIIPLRGSWVEFATDINYVMYVYIDRRKKFPATTLLRAIGFESDEQILKLFDLVEEVPVKKSKLENFVGRMVASDLFDMSTGEIFLTRGAIFSEEDVERVKEAEIDVLKFIKSDRSPDQDLIVNTLQKDTSTSREEALYSIYRQLRTGEAPDLESAEQLIEKLFFNDKRYDLGEVGRHRMNDKLKLNVPENVTVLTNEDIVAIMRYIIDLKNGIAPIDDIDHLGNRRIRTVGEQLSQQFNVGMARMARTIKERMNMRDTENFTPQDLVNARTITSVINAFFGTNQLSQFMDQTNPLAEMTHKRRMSALGPGGLTRERAGFEVRDVHYTHYGRLCPIETPEGPNIGLISSLTIYARVNKYGFLETPYRKVLKGKVTNEVEYLSAEQEDKFIIAQANAPINEQGKFLNDRVKARYKGEFPIVHPEEVHYMDVAPAQIVSAAAALIPFLEHDDANRALMGSNMQRQAVPLLKPEAPIVGTGMERKVAYDSRALLVAEDDGVVASVDANRIVVKYDINPNSFEALTSFNETREVVYELTKFQGTNQETCVNQKPIVKEGQRVKKGDVLADGAATDQGELALGRNVLVAFMPWRGYNFEDAIIISERVVREDVYTSIHIEEFELQVRETKRGEEELTREIPNVSEEAVKNLDENGIIREGAEVKEGDILIGKITPKGETDPTPEEKLLRAIFGDKAGDVKDASLRASPGLRGTVIKTRLFSRKKRDNESKKQEKAALEQLDQDFKKKLQQHYNKLVEKLTKITEGETTTGIRDLDGSVVLRSGTTIKEKTFSEMEDVTKLDYTADWFESKKVNNMVKTLFKNYFDIKVDIEEEYKKEKVKIQSGDELPPGIVQLAKVYVAKKRKLSVGDKMAGRHGNKGVVAKIVPVEDMPFLPDGTPVDIILNPLGVPSRMNLGQLYETVLGWVGKKMGVKFATPIFDGAKLEDVEQWLQKAGIDPGSKTDLYDGRTGEKFHQKVTCGYIYMLKLSHLVDDKIHARSIGPYSLITQQPLGGKAQFGGQRFGEMEVWALEGYGASHILQEILTVKSDDVAGRAKVYESLVKGENLPEPNIPEAFNVMIKELQGLGLDIKIN; the protein is encoded by the coding sequence TTGGATAATAACCGCATTTCTTTTAGCCGAATTAAATCTGTTCTCGATGTTCCTGATTTGTTGGGAATTCAGACCGAAACATTTGAAGATTTTCTTCAACACAATGTTCCTCCATCAAAAAGAGAGAACAAAGGTCTGCAACAGGTTTTTACTACTAATTTCCCGGTGCTTGATAATAAAGAAAATTACCGTCTTGATTTTTTAGAGTATTATGTAGAAAAACCCAGATTCACTGTTCAGGAATGTCTGGAAAGAGGTTTGACTTATTCCGCACCACTGAAAGCCAAACTCAGGCTTTCAACTAAAGATCAGGATACTCAGGAGTTTATAAATACTGTTGAGCAGGAAGTTTATCTTGGCAATCTTCCCTTTATGACAGAAAAGGGAACATTTATTATTAACGGTGCTGAAAGAGTAATTGTGTCACAATTACATCGTTCACCAGGAGTTGCATTCTCTCAAACTCTGCATCCAAATGGTACTCCTATTTATACGGCGAGAATTATCCCTCTGAGAGGTTCATGGGTTGAATTTGCAACAGATATAAATTATGTAATGTATGTTTATATCGATCGAAGAAAAAAATTCCCTGCAACTACTTTACTCAGAGCAATAGGTTTTGAATCAGACGAACAAATTTTAAAACTTTTTGATCTGGTTGAGGAAGTTCCGGTTAAGAAATCCAAGTTGGAAAATTTTGTAGGAAGAATGGTTGCAAGCGATTTATTTGACATGTCAACCGGTGAAATCTTCCTTACCAGAGGGGCAATCTTTAGTGAAGAAGATGTTGAAAGAGTTAAAGAAGCAGAAATTGATGTACTTAAGTTCATTAAATCTGATCGCTCACCAGATCAGGATTTAATTGTTAATACTCTTCAGAAAGATACTTCTACATCAAGAGAAGAAGCCCTCTATTCAATTTACAGGCAATTAAGGACAGGCGAAGCTCCTGATTTGGAATCAGCAGAGCAGCTTATTGAAAAATTATTCTTTAACGATAAAAGATATGATTTGGGCGAAGTTGGTCGTCACAGAATGAATGACAAACTGAAATTGAATGTTCCCGAAAATGTAACTGTGCTTACGAACGAAGATATAGTTGCAATAATGAGATATATAATTGATCTTAAAAATGGAATTGCTCCGATAGACGATATTGATCATTTGGGTAACAGAAGAATCAGAACTGTTGGCGAGCAGCTTTCACAGCAGTTTAATGTTGGTATGGCGCGTATGGCAAGAACTATTAAAGAAAGAATGAATATGCGCGATACCGAAAACTTTACACCACAGGATTTGGTAAATGCAAGAACTATAACAAGCGTTATAAATGCATTCTTCGGAACAAATCAGCTCTCACAATTTATGGATCAAACTAATCCATTAGCTGAGATGACACACAAGCGAAGAATGTCTGCATTAGGTCCTGGTGGACTTACCCGCGAAAGAGCAGGATTTGAAGTAAGAGATGTTCACTACACACATTACGGCAGACTTTGTCCGATTGAAACTCCCGAAGGACCAAACATAGGACTTATATCCTCTCTTACAATTTATGCTCGCGTTAATAAATATGGATTTTTAGAAACCCCTTATAGAAAAGTTTTAAAAGGAAAAGTTACGAATGAAGTTGAATATCTTTCTGCTGAACAGGAAGACAAATTTATCATTGCTCAGGCAAATGCTCCAATTAATGAACAAGGTAAGTTTCTTAATGATAGAGTAAAGGCAAGATACAAAGGTGAATTTCCAATAGTACATCCTGAAGAAGTTCATTATATGGATGTTGCACCTGCTCAGATTGTTAGTGCCGCTGCAGCTTTAATTCCATTCCTTGAACACGATGATGCTAACAGAGCTTTGATGGGCTCAAACATGCAGCGTCAGGCAGTTCCATTATTAAAACCTGAAGCTCCAATTGTCGGAACTGGTATGGAAAGAAAAGTTGCGTATGATTCAAGAGCTCTGCTTGTTGCTGAAGATGATGGTGTTGTAGCAAGTGTTGACGCAAACAGAATAGTTGTTAAGTATGATATTAATCCCAATAGCTTTGAAGCTCTTACCAGCTTTAATGAAACCAGAGAAGTAGTTTATGAACTCACAAAATTCCAGGGCACAAACCAGGAAACTTGTGTAAATCAAAAGCCAATTGTTAAAGAAGGTCAGCGAGTTAAAAAAGGTGATGTATTGGCAGATGGAGCTGCAACTGATCAAGGTGAACTCGCACTTGGTAGGAATGTTTTGGTCGCATTTATGCCCTGGAGAGGTTACAACTTTGAAGATGCTATTATCATCAGTGAAAGAGTTGTCAGAGAAGATGTTTACACTTCGATTCACATCGAAGAATTTGAGTTGCAGGTTAGAGAAACTAAACGTGGCGAAGAAGAATTAACAAGAGAAATTCCGAATGTAAGTGAAGAAGCAGTTAAAAATCTTGACGAGAATGGAATTATCAGAGAAGGTGCTGAAGTTAAAGAAGGTGATATTCTTATCGGAAAAATTACTCCGAAAGGTGAAACCGATCCTACACCGGAAGAAAAACTGCTTCGTGCAATATTCGGAGATAAAGCTGGTGATGTAAAAGATGCCTCGCTACGTGCTTCGCCTGGTTTGAGAGGTACTGTAATCAAAACAAGATTATTCAGTCGCAAGAAAAGAGATAACGAATCTAAAAAACAAGAGAAAGCTGCACTTGAACAGCTTGATCAGGATTTCAAAAAGAAATTACAGCAGCATTATAACAAGCTCGTTGAGAAATTAACAAAGATTACTGAAGGCGAAACTACAACAGGCATCAGAGATCTTGATGGAAGCGTTGTTTTAAGAAGCGGAACAACCATTAAAGAAAAAACTTTTTCTGAAATGGAAGATGTTACAAAGCTTGATTATACTGCTGACTGGTTCGAATCTAAAAAAGTGAATAATATGGTTAAGACTCTCTTCAAGAATTATTTCGATATAAAAGTTGATATTGAAGAAGAGTACAAAAAAGAAAAAGTTAAAATTCAAAGTGGAGATGAATTACCTCCGGGAATTGTTCAGCTCGCAAAAGTTTATGTTGCTAAAAAGCGTAAACTTTCTGTTGGCGATAAAATGGCTGGACGACACGGTAATAAAGGTGTCGTTGCCAAAATAGTTCCTGTTGAAGATATGCCTTTCTTACCAGATGGAACTCCTGTAGATATTATTCTTAATCCGCTTGGTGTGCCGTCAAGAATGAATCTAGGACAGCTGTATGAAACAGTTCTCGGCTGGGTTGGAAAGAAGATGGGAGTTAAATTCGCAACTCCGATTTTTGATGGTGCTAAGTTGGAAGATGTTGAGCAATGGTTACAAAAAGCAGGAATTGATCCTGGTTCGAAAACTGACTTATATGATGGAAGAACCGGTGAAAAATTCCATCAAAAGGTAACCTGCGGTTATATCTATATGCTTAAACTCAGTCACCTTGTCGATGATAAGATTCACGCAAGGTCGATTGGACCTTACTCACTTATCACGCAACAACCACTCGGTGGTAAAGCTCAATTTGGTGGTCAGCGATTCGGAGAAATGGAGGTTTGGGCACTAGAAGGTTATGGAGCTTCGCATATTCTTCAGGAAATACTGACTGTTAAGAGTGATGATGTTGCCGGTCGTGCAAAAGTTTATGAATCATTAGTTAAAGGTGAAAATCTTCCTGAGCCGAATATTCCTGAAGCATTTAATGTAATGATTAAAGAATTACAAGGTCTTGGTCTGGATATTAAGATTAACTAA
- the rpsG gene encoding 30S ribosomal protein S7, translating to MMRKRRAEKRYVKPDPKYNDVLVAKFINSIMLRGKKSTARNIVYTAFDIIEEKSKKSGLEVFKKAISNVAPVIEVRSRRVGGATYQVPTEVRPERRTALAMRWIKTYSRARGEKSMAAKLAGELLAASNNEGSSVKKKEDTHKMAEANKAFAHFKW from the coding sequence ATTATGAGAAAACGAAGAGCAGAAAAAAGATATGTGAAGCCAGACCCCAAATACAATGATGTTTTGGTGGCAAAATTTATAAACAGTATTATGCTTCGCGGTAAAAAATCTACTGCAAGAAATATTGTTTATACTGCATTTGATATTATTGAAGAGAAATCAAAAAAATCCGGACTCGAAGTCTTTAAAAAAGCAATTTCAAATGTTGCTCCGGTTATAGAAGTAAGAAGCCGTAGAGTTGGTGGTGCTACTTATCAGGTTCCAACCGAAGTAAGACCTGAAAGGAGAACCGCTCTAGCAATGAGATGGATTAAAACTTATTCTCGGGCAAGAGGTGAAAAATCTATGGCCGCAAAATTAGCAGGCGAGCTTCTGGCTGCCTCTAATAACGAAGGTTCATCAGTTAAGAAAAAAGAAGATACTCATAAAATGGCAGAAGCTAACAAAGCATTTGCACACTTTAAATGGTAA